Proteins encoded within one genomic window of Bacillus sp. F19:
- a CDS encoding acyl-CoA dehydrogenase: MNIQFTEEQEMMRKMVRDFAQTEIEPFVEKMEQGEFPREILRKMGSLGLMGIPIPEEYGGAGMDFTSYIIAIHELSKVSATVGVILSVHTSVGTNPILYFGSEEQKKKYIPKLASGEYLGAFCLTEPGSGSDAGSLKTKAVKKDGKYILNGSKVFITNGGEADTYIVFASTNPEGGTKGISAFVVEKNTEGLVIGKDEHKMGLYGSRTVQLSFEDAEVPFENLLGEEGDGFKIAMANLDVGRIGIAAQSLGIAQAALENSINYAKERVQFGKPISVQQGIGFKLADMATSVESSELLTYRAAFLRQNGLPCGKEASMAKLFASKTAMEVAIEAIQVYGGYGYTKDYPVERYFRDAKVCEIYEGTSEIQRIVISKHILN; the protein is encoded by the coding sequence ATGAATATTCAATTCACAGAAGAGCAGGAAATGATGAGGAAGATGGTACGGGATTTTGCTCAAACAGAAATCGAGCCGTTTGTTGAAAAAATGGAGCAGGGAGAATTTCCAAGAGAGATTCTCCGTAAAATGGGCTCACTTGGTCTAATGGGGATTCCAATACCTGAGGAATACGGCGGGGCAGGTATGGATTTTACTTCTTACATTATTGCCATCCACGAGCTTTCAAAAGTAAGTGCGACAGTCGGGGTCATTCTAAGCGTTCATACATCAGTCGGCACAAATCCGATTCTTTATTTTGGATCAGAAGAGCAGAAAAAGAAATATATTCCAAAGCTTGCAAGCGGCGAATACTTAGGGGCTTTCTGTTTAACAGAGCCAGGATCAGGATCTGATGCAGGCAGTTTAAAAACAAAAGCCGTCAAAAAAGACGGCAAATACATTTTGAATGGATCAAAGGTGTTTATTACAAATGGGGGAGAAGCAGACACGTATATCGTGTTCGCGTCCACAAATCCCGAGGGTGGAACAAAGGGGATTTCAGCATTTGTAGTTGAAAAGAATACCGAGGGTCTTGTGATTGGGAAAGATGAGCACAAAATGGGGCTTTATGGATCACGGACAGTCCAGCTTTCCTTCGAAGATGCCGAGGTACCGTTTGAAAACCTTCTTGGGGAAGAAGGAGACGGGTTTAAAATTGCCATGGCCAATCTGGATGTGGGGAGAATCGGAATTGCTGCCCAATCACTTGGCATCGCGCAGGCGGCGCTTGAGAACTCCATCAACTATGCAAAAGAGCGTGTTCAATTCGGCAAGCCAATCTCTGTTCAGCAAGGCATCGGTTTTAAACTGGCAGACATGGCAACAAGTGTAGAATCCTCTGAACTTCTGACATACAGAGCCGCTTTCTTAAGGCAGAACGGACTTCCATGCGGAAAAGAAGCGTCAATGGCCAAGCTGTTCGCCTCTAAAACAGCGATGGAGGTTGCCATAGAAGCGATTCAAGTATATGGCGGCTATGGCTATACAAAAGATTATCCGGTTGAACGCTACTTCAGGGATGCAAAAGTGTGCGAGATTTATGAAGGAACCAGCGAGATTCAAAGAATCGTCATCAGTAAACATATCTTAAATTAA
- a CDS encoding acyl-CoA dehydrogenase: MFFKLSDEHEMIRKMVRDFAKNEVEPTAAERDEEERFDRELFDKMAELGLTGIPWPEEYGGIGSDYLAYVIAIEELSRVCASIGVTLSAHTSLAGWPVFKFGTEEQKQKYLKPMAQGEKIGAYGLTEPGSGSDAGGMRTTAKLNGDHYVLNGSKIFITNGGIADTYIVFAVTDSESKHKGTSAFIVEKDFKGFSVGKKESKLGIRSSPTTEIIFEDCIVPKENLLGQEGEGFKIAMMTLDGGRNGIAAQAVGIAQGALDASVAYAKERQQFGKPIAMQQGIGFKLADMATTVEASRLLTYQAAWLESEGLPYGKESAMSKLFAGDTAMKVTTEAVQVFGGYGYTKDYPVERYMRDAKITQIYEGTQEIQRLVISRMITK; encoded by the coding sequence ATGTTTTTTAAACTATCAGATGAGCATGAAATGATTCGTAAAATGGTAAGAGACTTCGCTAAAAATGAAGTAGAGCCTACAGCTGCAGAACGTGACGAGGAAGAGCGTTTTGACCGTGAACTTTTTGACAAAATGGCTGAGCTTGGCTTAACAGGCATACCTTGGCCGGAAGAATACGGCGGCATTGGCAGCGATTACTTAGCGTATGTCATTGCGATTGAAGAGCTTTCACGAGTGTGCGCGTCGATTGGGGTTACATTATCTGCCCATACATCACTTGCGGGCTGGCCTGTTTTCAAATTCGGCACAGAAGAACAAAAACAGAAGTATTTGAAGCCAATGGCACAGGGCGAGAAGATCGGCGCTTACGGATTAACTGAGCCAGGTTCAGGCTCTGACGCAGGCGGCATGAGAACGACGGCTAAATTAAACGGCGACCATTACGTTCTTAATGGCTCTAAGATCTTCATCACAAACGGAGGGATTGCCGATACGTATATCGTGTTTGCTGTAACGGATTCTGAAAGCAAGCATAAAGGCACGAGTGCGTTTATCGTTGAAAAAGACTTCAAGGGCTTCTCTGTGGGCAAGAAAGAAAGCAAGCTTGGCATTCGTTCCTCGCCGACAACAGAAATCATCTTTGAAGATTGCATTGTGCCAAAAGAAAACCTGCTTGGTCAAGAAGGAGAAGGCTTTAAAATTGCCATGATGACACTTGACGGCGGCCGAAACGGGATTGCAGCTCAAGCTGTCGGAATCGCTCAAGGCGCTCTTGATGCTTCTGTAGCTTATGCGAAAGAACGCCAGCAGTTCGGAAAACCGATTGCGATGCAGCAGGGTATTGGCTTTAAATTGGCTGATATGGCTACAACGGTAGAAGCATCCCGTCTCTTAACTTATCAGGCAGCATGGCTTGAATCAGAAGGACTGCCTTATGGAAAAGAATCAGCCATGTCGAAGCTTTTTGCAGGAGACACGGCAATGAAGGTGACAACTGAAGCTGTTCAGGTTTTCGGCGGCTACGGCTACACGAAAGATTACCCAGTAGAACGGTACATGAGGGATGCAAAAATCACTCAAATCTATGAGGGAACACAGGAGATTCAAAGACTTGTGATCTCGAGGATGATTACAAAATAA
- a CDS encoding methylmalonyl-CoA mutase family protein yields the protein MHTQETYKPKHAVRFVTASSLFDGHDASINIMRRILQASGAEVIHLGHNRSVEEIVNAAIQEDAQGIAISSYQGGHVEFFKYMYDLLKERGASHIRLYGGGGGVIIPREIKELHEYGIARIFSPEDGRELGLQGMIELMMKECDFQTVTKIEDEIEKLKTGDVGAIAKLITVAESQLGSKNEAAATAERVISEVKQLSSDAPVIGITGTGGAGKSSLTDELIRRFLNEVPEIKIAVISIDPTKQKTGGALLGDRIRMNAIFSPRVYMRSLATRQSRSELSLAINDAIAVVKGAGYDLIIVETSGIGQGDAAITEICDLSLYVMTSEFGAPSQLEKIDMIDYADLIVINKFERKGSQDAKRQVQKQYQRSHLLFESPFEDLPVYGTIASQFNDPGTNTLFVALLDLINKKADKSWSSTLPVVKDVEKQNVIIPTDRRYYLREISESVRTYHQKAEYQADIARRLFQLQGAIESVKERDAAPEVLESLEAIKKSVEEELSQESKRILDSWAELREKYEADQFVTKIRDKEIVTKLKTVSLSGLSIPKVSLPKYKDYGEILKWVYKENVPGSFPYTAGVFPFKRAEEDPKRQFAGEGTPERTNRRFHYLSKDDPAKRLSTAFDSVTLYGEDPAYRPDIYGKIGESGVSICTLDDMKKLYAGFDLCAPATSVSMTINGPAPIILAMFMNTAIAQQIQKQETELGRTLTADEQKAVKEKTLQTVRGTVQADILKEDQGQNTCIFSTEFALKMMGDIQEYFINEKVRNYYSVSISGYHIAEAGANPISQLAFTLANGFTYVEYYLSRGMKIDDFAPNLSFFFSNGLDPEYTVIGRVARRIWSTVMREKYGANDRSQKLKYHVQTSGRSLHAQEIDFNDIRTTLQALMALQDNCNSLHTNAYDEAITTPTEESVRRAMAIQLIITKEHGLTKNENPLQGSFIIEELTDFVEEAVLKEFDSINERGGVLGAMETQYQRGKIQDESMHYEMQKHSGQLPIIGVNTYINPNKPSEESVDNMEIARASKEEKETQIQNLRAFQERNEAYAAEAIDRLKQAAIHNQNIFAELMETVKYASLGQITQALYEVGGQYRRNM from the coding sequence ATGCATACACAGGAGACCTATAAACCGAAACATGCCGTTCGTTTTGTAACGGCTTCAAGTTTGTTTGACGGACACGATGCTTCGATTAATATTATGCGGAGAATTCTGCAGGCAAGCGGAGCAGAGGTCATCCATCTTGGTCACAATCGTTCGGTAGAGGAAATCGTAAATGCAGCTATTCAGGAGGATGCGCAGGGGATTGCAATCTCTTCTTATCAAGGCGGACATGTAGAATTTTTTAAATACATGTATGACCTTTTAAAAGAAAGAGGAGCCTCGCATATCCGTCTGTATGGCGGAGGAGGCGGTGTCATCATCCCGCGTGAAATAAAAGAACTGCATGAATATGGCATTGCGCGTATATTTTCTCCTGAAGACGGCAGGGAGCTTGGTCTTCAGGGAATGATTGAGCTCATGATGAAAGAGTGCGATTTTCAAACAGTTACTAAAATTGAGGACGAAATCGAAAAGCTGAAAACGGGTGATGTTGGAGCGATTGCCAAGCTGATTACGGTTGCTGAATCACAGCTCGGAAGCAAAAACGAAGCAGCGGCAACAGCCGAAAGGGTGATTTCAGAAGTGAAGCAGCTTTCTTCAGACGCTCCTGTTATAGGGATAACAGGTACTGGCGGAGCCGGGAAAAGTTCGCTTACAGATGAACTGATCCGCAGATTTTTAAATGAAGTCCCTGAAATCAAAATTGCCGTCATCTCCATCGATCCGACAAAGCAAAAAACAGGCGGCGCCCTCCTGGGTGATCGTATCCGCATGAACGCTATCTTTTCGCCAAGGGTCTACATGAGAAGTCTTGCGACAAGACAATCAAGATCTGAATTGTCTCTTGCGATAAATGATGCGATTGCTGTTGTCAAAGGTGCGGGCTATGACCTGATTATTGTTGAAACAAGCGGAATTGGCCAGGGTGATGCAGCAATTACTGAAATCTGTGATCTCTCTTTATATGTCATGACAAGCGAATTCGGCGCCCCGTCCCAGCTTGAAAAAATAGATATGATCGATTATGCAGATTTGATTGTGATCAACAAGTTTGAAAGAAAAGGATCTCAGGATGCAAAGCGCCAGGTGCAAAAGCAATATCAGCGCAGCCACTTGCTGTTTGAAAGCCCATTCGAAGACTTGCCGGTTTATGGAACAATTGCAAGCCAGTTCAATGATCCCGGAACAAATACACTGTTTGTGGCCCTTTTAGATCTAATCAATAAAAAGGCAGACAAAAGCTGGTCTTCAACCCTTCCAGTCGTGAAGGATGTAGAAAAGCAAAACGTCATTATCCCGACAGATCGCCGCTACTATTTAAGAGAAATCAGCGAATCTGTACGCACCTATCATCAAAAAGCTGAATATCAGGCTGACATTGCGAGAAGGTTATTTCAGCTGCAGGGCGCGATCGAAAGTGTGAAAGAAAGAGACGCTGCACCAGAAGTGCTGGAATCATTGGAAGCTATTAAAAAGAGTGTAGAGGAAGAACTTTCACAAGAATCAAAACGGATTTTAGATTCATGGGCTGAATTAAGAGAGAAATATGAAGCTGATCAATTTGTGACCAAAATCCGTGATAAAGAAATCGTGACAAAATTAAAAACGGTTTCTCTTTCAGGATTATCCATTCCTAAAGTATCTTTGCCGAAATACAAAGATTACGGTGAAATTTTGAAATGGGTATACAAAGAAAATGTTCCGGGTTCATTTCCGTATACGGCTGGCGTTTTTCCATTCAAACGTGCAGAAGAAGATCCGAAGCGCCAATTTGCCGGAGAAGGAACACCTGAACGGACGAATCGCCGTTTTCACTATTTGTCCAAAGACGATCCTGCGAAGCGCCTTAGCACAGCATTTGACTCTGTTACACTGTACGGGGAAGATCCTGCTTACCGCCCTGATATATACGGGAAAATCGGTGAAAGCGGTGTAAGCATCTGTACACTGGATGATATGAAAAAGCTTTATGCCGGATTTGATCTGTGTGCTCCTGCAACTTCAGTTTCAATGACCATCAATGGTCCTGCACCTATCATTCTTGCAATGTTCATGAATACAGCGATAGCACAGCAGATTCAAAAACAGGAAACAGAGCTTGGCCGCACACTGACTGCAGATGAGCAAAAAGCAGTGAAGGAGAAAACGCTGCAAACTGTCCGCGGTACGGTTCAGGCAGATATTTTAAAAGAAGATCAAGGTCAAAACACATGTATTTTCTCTACTGAATTCGCTCTTAAAATGATGGGTGACATTCAGGAATACTTTATCAATGAAAAAGTAAGGAACTACTATTCTGTTTCTATTTCGGGCTATCATATTGCTGAAGCCGGAGCTAATCCGATTTCCCAGCTGGCCTTTACTCTCGCCAATGGTTTCACTTACGTTGAATATTATTTAAGCCGGGGCATGAAAATCGATGATTTCGCACCGAATCTCTCTTTCTTCTTCAGCAATGGATTAGATCCGGAGTATACGGTGATCGGTCGCGTCGCACGCCGCATCTGGTCAACGGTTATGAGAGAAAAATACGGCGCCAACGACCGAAGCCAAAAGCTGAAATATCACGTGCAGACATCAGGCCGCTCTCTGCATGCACAGGAAATCGACTTTAACGATATCCGCACTACTTTGCAGGCGTTAATGGCCCTGCAGGATAATTGCAACTCGCTTCATACGAACGCTTATGATGAAGCAATCACAACACCGACGGAAGAATCCGTCCGAAGAGCGATGGCCATTCAGCTGATTATTACAAAAGAACACGGATTAACGAAGAATGAAAATCCGCTTCAAGGATCCTTTATTATTGAAGAGCTAACAGATTTTGTAGAGGAAGCGGTTCTGAAGGAGTTCGATTCCATCAATGAGCGCGGCGGTGTTCTGGGTGCCATGGAAACTCAGTATCAGCGCGGAAAAATTCAAGACGAGTCCATGCATTATGAAATGCAAAAACATTCAGGACAGCTGCCGATCATAGGCGTAAATACGTACATCAATCCAAATAAGCCGTCCGAAGAATCAGTTGATAACATGGAAATCGCACGCGCATCCAAAGAAGAAAAAGAAACTCAGATTCAAAACTTAAGAGCGTTCCAGGAGCGCAATGAGGCATACGCAGCCGAAGCAATCGACCGCTTAAAGCAGGCGGCCATCCACAATCAAAATATTTTCGCTGAATTGATGGAGACGGTAAAATACGCAAGCTTGGGTCAAATCACGCAGGCTTTATATGAAGTAGGCGGGCAGTATCGCCGCAATATGTAA
- a CDS encoding TetR/AcrR family transcriptional regulator gives MTKREVHASVKDERLVQIRRDQMIKGAVNLFKQKGFHRTTTREIAKAAGFSIGTLYEYIRQKEDVLYLVCDTIYDQVRDRLEKDIDIKQGTIESLKVAIANYFKVVDEMQDEVLVMYQEVKSLSRDALPYVLQKEIEMVGMFEKVISGCVDKGEISLSSRERELLAHNIFVQGQMWGFRRWALQRNYTLDEYIEVQTKLILQGVGKNGNQTK, from the coding sequence ATGACGAAACGTGAAGTGCATGCTTCTGTCAAAGATGAGCGGCTTGTTCAAATACGACGTGACCAAATGATTAAAGGTGCGGTAAATCTCTTTAAGCAAAAAGGATTCCACCGTACAACCACAAGGGAAATTGCTAAGGCGGCGGGATTCAGCATTGGTACGCTGTATGAATACATCAGACAAAAGGAAGATGTGCTGTATCTTGTCTGTGACACGATTTATGACCAGGTTCGCGACAGACTGGAGAAAGACATTGATATTAAGCAGGGCACAATTGAAAGCTTAAAGGTTGCCATTGCCAACTACTTCAAAGTTGTCGATGAAATGCAGGATGAGGTGCTTGTCATGTACCAGGAGGTAAAGTCACTGTCGCGTGACGCTCTCCCGTACGTCCTGCAAAAAGAAATCGAAATGGTCGGGATGTTTGAAAAAGTGATTTCAGGCTGCGTGGATAAAGGGGAAATTTCGCTTTCCTCAAGAGAGAGGGAGTTATTAGCGCACAATATATTCGTTCAGGGGCAAATGTGGGGGTTCAGAAGATGGGCTCTGCAAAGAAATTACACGCTGGATGAGTATATTGAAGTTCAGACAAAACTGATTCTTCAAGGGGTAGGAAAAAACGGGAATCAAACGAAATAA